One Luteibacter sp. 9135 DNA segment encodes these proteins:
- the glmU gene encoding bifunctional UDP-N-acetylglucosamine diphosphorylase/glucosamine-1-phosphate N-acetyltransferase GlmU, with protein sequence MTATPLHVLVLAAGEGKRMKSASAKVLMPLAGRPLLAHVVAAARALHPSSIHVVYGHNGQQVRDAFAADTSLGWIEQRERLGTGHAVRTALEHLDAAGILAGRVLVLYGDVPLVRSETLAALVGAPGALAMLATRLTDPHGYGRVVLDADGRVTQVVEEKDADTAQRAIDRVNTGIVAGDAARLLGWTQGLGNANAQGEYYLTDVFAMAARLGMPAACVPCDPVEASGANDPWQLAGLEALHRERAARELALAGVRLADPARLDVRGTVRAGRDVEIDVNVILEGEVVLGDDVRIGPFTRLRNVTLAAGTVVLAHGDLDGVLTHGPCTIGPFARLRPGTDLAAGVHIGNFVETKNARIGAGSKANHLSYLGDTVIGSGVNIGAGTITCNYDGVNKSRTTIEDGVFVGSNSALVAPVTLHAGATIGAGSVITKDAPANTLTISRARQTAIEGWARPTKRS encoded by the coding sequence ATGACCGCTACGCCCCTTCACGTCCTCGTCCTCGCCGCCGGCGAGGGCAAGCGGATGAAGTCCGCCTCCGCCAAGGTGCTGATGCCGCTGGCCGGCCGCCCCCTGCTGGCGCATGTCGTTGCCGCGGCCCGTGCGCTGCACCCGTCGAGCATCCATGTCGTCTACGGCCACAACGGCCAGCAGGTGCGCGACGCGTTCGCCGCCGATACGTCGCTGGGCTGGATCGAGCAGCGTGAGCGCCTGGGCACCGGGCATGCCGTACGTACGGCGCTGGAGCACCTGGACGCCGCGGGCATCCTTGCAGGGCGTGTGCTGGTGCTCTACGGCGACGTGCCCCTGGTCCGGTCGGAAACGCTCGCGGCGCTGGTCGGCGCGCCCGGCGCCCTGGCCATGCTGGCCACGCGCCTGACCGATCCGCACGGTTACGGCCGCGTGGTGCTCGACGCCGACGGCCGGGTCACCCAGGTCGTGGAGGAAAAGGATGCCGACACCGCTCAGCGCGCGATCGACCGCGTCAACACGGGGATCGTTGCCGGTGATGCCGCGCGGTTGCTCGGCTGGACGCAGGGCCTCGGCAACGCCAACGCCCAAGGCGAGTACTACCTCACCGATGTCTTCGCCATGGCAGCCCGTCTCGGCATGCCGGCGGCGTGCGTGCCCTGCGATCCCGTCGAGGCGTCCGGTGCCAACGATCCCTGGCAGCTGGCCGGCCTGGAAGCGCTGCATCGCGAACGCGCGGCGCGCGAGCTGGCCCTGGCAGGCGTGCGCTTGGCTGACCCCGCTCGGCTCGATGTGCGCGGCACGGTGCGTGCGGGCCGCGACGTGGAGATCGACGTCAACGTGATTCTCGAAGGTGAGGTGGTGCTCGGCGACGACGTCCGCATCGGCCCGTTCACGCGGCTGCGCAACGTCACGCTGGCGGCGGGCACGGTGGTGCTGGCGCACGGCGATCTCGACGGCGTGTTGACGCACGGTCCGTGCACCATCGGTCCGTTCGCACGTCTGCGGCCGGGCACCGACCTGGCGGCGGGCGTCCACATCGGCAACTTCGTGGAGACCAAGAACGCACGCATCGGCGCGGGCTCCAAGGCCAATCACCTCAGTTACCTCGGCGACACCGTCATCGGCAGCGGCGTGAATATCGGCGCGGGCACGATCACCTGCAACTACGACGGCGTGAACAAGAGCCGCACCACCATCGAGGACGGGGTGTTCGTCGGCTCCAACAGCGCCCTGGTGGCGCCGGTGACACTGCACGCGGGAGCGACGATCGGCGCCGGTTCCGTGATCACGAAGGACGCACCGGCGAACACCCTGACGATATCCCGCGCGCGGCAGACGGCCATCGAAGGCTGGGCACGGCCCACCAAGAGGTCCTGA
- a CDS encoding chorismate transformation enzyme, FkbO/Hyg5 family encodes MPQGTEMRERPALAAAPSPRVHYRHGPVAPGPHTLALFGFGPDAGHSDDPRWLRVALSPLGDAPMEAWEVDVPVEAGRQGDLRWSRGGGWLYAAVQCHENDHGGPEGAAAYAYGLLSDFVGQADECHVQRIWNYLGAINQGGGDDERYKHFCTGRIRGMGDAFSQGFPAASAIGHHDDPGLLQVYLLATDRPGTRVENPRQVSAWQYPRQYGRTPPSFARATLLPADDVLAISGTAAVVGHASAHAGDLDAQLTETLRNLDALLESAGMPAGLGASAPLKVYVRHPADEAAVRAFAVRRLPGAPLLLVHGDICRAELLVEIDGWRYRHA; translated from the coding sequence ATGCCCCAAGGCACTGAAATGCGCGAGCGCCCGGCGCTCGCGGCCGCACCCTCGCCACGGGTGCACTACCGCCACGGCCCAGTCGCGCCGGGCCCGCATACCCTGGCGCTGTTCGGCTTCGGGCCCGACGCCGGCCACAGCGACGATCCGCGCTGGCTGCGGGTCGCCCTCAGCCCCTTGGGCGATGCTCCGATGGAAGCCTGGGAGGTGGACGTCCCGGTGGAGGCCGGCCGCCAGGGCGACCTGCGCTGGTCGCGTGGCGGCGGCTGGCTTTACGCCGCGGTGCAGTGCCATGAGAACGACCACGGCGGCCCTGAAGGCGCCGCAGCCTATGCCTATGGGCTGCTATCCGACTTTGTCGGGCAGGCGGACGAGTGCCACGTGCAGCGCATCTGGAACTACCTCGGCGCCATCAACCAGGGCGGCGGCGACGACGAGCGTTACAAGCATTTCTGCACCGGCCGCATCCGTGGCATGGGCGATGCCTTCTCGCAGGGCTTTCCGGCGGCCTCCGCCATCGGTCATCACGACGATCCCGGCCTGCTCCAGGTGTACCTGCTGGCCACCGACCGGCCCGGCACGCGGGTGGAAAACCCCCGCCAGGTCAGCGCGTGGCAATACCCGCGCCAGTACGGCCGCACGCCGCCCAGCTTCGCCCGGGCCACCCTGCTGCCCGCCGACGATGTGCTGGCGATCTCCGGTACAGCCGCCGTCGTAGGGCACGCATCGGCCCATGCGGGCGACCTCGATGCCCAGTTGACGGAGACCTTGCGCAACCTCGACGCCCTGCTGGAGTCCGCAGGCATGCCCGCCGGTCTCGGCGCGTCGGCACCGCTGAAAGTCTACGTGCGGCATCCGGCCGACGAAGCAGCGGTGCGCGCCTTCGCCGTGCGACGCCTGCCCGGCGCACCGCTGCTGCTGGTGCACGGCGATATCTGCCGTGCCGAGCTGCTGGTGGAGATCGACGGCTGGCGTTACCGCCACGCTTGA